Proteins found in one Quercus robur chromosome 2, dhQueRobu3.1, whole genome shotgun sequence genomic segment:
- the LOC126714433 gene encoding uncharacterized protein LOC126714433 yields the protein MENVLTMLPKSPIQPENTIIDCKTPPQIQQTDENNRNPGNDLRKPSTPERLKVPKAFKFPERYRSPTDSMMSPVTKGLLARSRKGGMLLPPSVNQTKIQDLRVQDAGLVEK from the exons ATGGAGAACGTGCTCACTATGCTTCCCAAGAGCCCAATCCAACCAGAAAACACCATTATCGACTGTAAAACACCACCCCAGATTCAACAAACTGATGAAAACAATCGAAATCCCGGCAATGATTTGCGCAAACCCAGCACCCCAGAACGCCTTAAAGTCCCCAAGGCTTTCAAGTTCCCCGAAAG GTATAGAAGCCCAACTGATTCGATGATGTCCCCAGTTACAAAAGGCCTTCTTGCCAGAAGCAGAAAAGGTGGCATGCTTTTACCACCTAGTGTAAATCAAACCAAG ATCCAGGACTTGCGTGTTCAGGATGCGGGTCTCGTTgaaaagtga